A genomic segment from Malus domestica chromosome 05, GDT2T_hap1 encodes:
- the LOC103440923 gene encoding CMP-sialic acid transporter 2-like isoform X2 encodes MEYRKLKDQDQDESSASEDLESLRGKPIPAISPVELSKWKLKSAVTIALTVLTSSQAILIVWSKRAGKYEYSVTTANFSVEALKCAISLAALARIWRNEGVTEDNRLSAKLDEVIVYPIPAFLYLVKNLLQYYIFAYVDAPGYQILKNFNIISTGILYRIILKRKLSEIQWAAFIILCAGCTTAQLNPKSDSVLQTPFQGWVMAIVMALLSGFAGVYTEAIMKKRPARNINVQNFWLYVFGMVFNAVAIVVQDFDAVMNKGFFHGYSFITVLMIFNHALSGIAVSMVMKYADNIVKVYSTSVAMLLTAVVSVFLFGFHLSLAFFLGSTVVSVAVYLHSIGKVR; translated from the exons GATCAAGACGAATCTTCAGCCTCCGAAGACCTCGAAAGCTTGCGGGGCAAGCCAATTCCTGCCATCAGCCCAGTGGAGCTCTCCAAGTGGAAGCTCAA GTCGGCTGTTACTATAGCTTTGACCGTTTTGACCAGTTCACAAGCAATATTGATTGTGTGGTCGAAGAGGGCCGGCAAGTATGAGTATAGTGTCACCACTGCAAATTTCTCG GTGGAGGCTTTGAAGTGTGCAATATCGCTCGCTGCTTTGGCGCGAATCTGGAGGAATGAGGGTGTTACTGAAGATAACAG GTTGAGTGCAAAACTGGATGAAGTTATTGTATATCCCATTCCGGCATTTCTTTACCTAGTCAAGAATCTGCTTCAG TATTATATCTTTGCATATGTGGATGCTCCGGGTTATCAAATACTGAAGAATTTCAACATTATCAGCACTGGAATTTTGTACAGAATCATACTCAAGAGAAA GTTAAGTGAGATCCAATGGGCCGCTTTCATTATACTATGTGCAGGGTGCACTACAGCACAACTAAACCCAAA ATCGGACAGTGTTCTCCAAACTCCATTCCAAGGCTGGGTGATGGCCATT GTGATGGCACTTTTAAGTGGTTTTGCAGGAGTATACACTGAG GCCATAATGAAAAAGCGTCCTGCAAGGAATATAAATGTGCAGAACTTCTGGTTGTACGTCTTTGGAATGGTCTTCAATGCTGTTGCTATAGTGGTTCAAGATTTTGATGCAGTGATGAACAA GGGATTCTTCCATGGATACTCTTTTATTACAGTTCTCATGATTTTCAACCATGCACTCAG TGGTATTGCTGTGTCTATGGTTATGAAGTATGCTGATAATATTGTGAAG GTGTATTCTACTTCAGTGGCAATGCTTCTTACAGCAGTTGTTTCTGTGTTTCTATTTGGCTTTCACCTATCCCTCGCCTTTTTCCTCGGCTCAAC CGTTGTCTCGGTTGCGGTTTATCTGCATTCAATTGGGAAGGTTAGGTAA
- the LOC103421061 gene encoding damage-control phosphatase At2g17340-like isoform X1: MESASEMVAFPLLTTPIESNYRACTIPYRFPSDNPRKPTPTELSWIDLFYNSTPSFKKRAESDASVADAPARAEKFAQRYTEILEDLKKDPESHGGPPDCILLCRLREQVLRELGFQDIFKKVKDEENAKAISLFENVVDLNDAIEDEVKRVENLIRGIFAGNIFDLGSAQLAEVFSKDGMSFLASCQNLVPRPWVIDDLDAFKLKWTKKSWKKAVIFVDNSGADIILGILPFARELLRRGTQVVLAANDLPSINDVTYTELIEIISRLKDKNGQLKGVDTSKLLIANSGNDLPVIDLSRVSQELAHLASDADLVILEGMGRGIETNLYAQFKCDSLKIGMVKHPEVAQFLGGRLYDCVFKYNEVLLS, translated from the exons atggagagCGCATCAGAAATGGTGGCATTTCCACTGCTGACGACGCCGATCGAATCCAACTACAGAGCCTGCACCATCCCCTACAGATTTCCCTCCGACAACCCCCGCAAGCCCACGCCGACTGAGCTCTCCTGGATCGACCTCTTCTACAACTCCACCCCCTCCTTCAA GAAAAGAGCTGAGTCCGACGCTTCGGTTGCCGACGCTCCGGCCAGAGCTGAGAAATTTGCTCAAAG GTACACTGAGATACTGGAGGACTTGAAGAAGGATCCTGAGAGTCACGGCGGCCCGCCGGATTGCATT CTTCTTTGCAGACTTCGGGAGCAAGTTCTTAGGGAGTTGGGATTCCAAGATATATTCAAGAAAGTCAAG GATGAAGAGAATGCCAAGGCAATATCCCTGTTTGAGAATGTAGTGGATCTTAATGATGCTATTGAAGATGAAGTCAAGCGGGTAGAGAATCTGATTAGAGGAATATTTGCCGGAAATATATTTGATCTTGGTTCTGCACAG CTCGCAGAAGTTTTCTCAAAGGATGGTATGTCCTTTTTAGCTAGTTGTCAAAACCTTGTCCCTCGACCTTGGGTTATCGATGACTTGGACGCTTTCAAATTAAAATGGACCAAGAAATCTTGGAAAAAG GCTGTTATTTTTGTTGACAATTCTGGTGCTGATATTATCTTGGGTATTTTGCCATTTGCCCGAGAGTTACTCCGGCGTGGGACACAG GTTGTGTTGGCAGCTAATGACTTGCCTTCTATCAACGACGTAACTTACACTGAACTGATTGAGATTATATCAAGG TTGAAGGACAAAAACGGACAGCTCAAGGGTGTTGATACTTCAAAGCTTTTGATTGCTAATTCAGGCAATGATTTGCCG GTTATTGATCTTTCAAGAGTGTCACAAGAGCTTGCCCACCTGGCAAGTGATGCAGACCTAGTTATTTTGGAAGGAATG GGCCGTGGGATAGAGACAAATCTTTATGCACAATTTAAGTGCGATTCCCTTAAGATTGGGATG GTGAAACATCCAGAGGTTGCCCAGTTTCTAGGAGGAAGGCTCTATGACTGCGTCTTCAAATACAACGAAGTTTTGTTGAGTTGA
- the LOC103421078 gene encoding exopolygalacturonase: MKGLTLTGGGTFDGRGAHAWPHNKCITNSNCKLLPTNLKFVALNKTVIRGLTSVNSKFFHIALVECHNFKGSRLKISAPETSPNTDGIHIERSSSVYFSSSRIATGDDCISVGQGNSQVTITSITCGPGHGISVGSLGKYPDERDVSGLVVKDCTMTGTTNGIRIKTWANSPGSSAATNMTFENIVMNNVTNPIIIDQSYCPFTACTSKAPSRVKLSDIYFKNIRGTSSSEMAVLLECSKGIPCQNIFLEDVHLDLSSGEKQATSSCSNVKAKFIGTQIPPPCT; this comes from the exons ATGAAAGGGCTAACCTTGACCGGAGGTGGAACCTTTGATGGCCGAGGGGCTCACGCCTGGCCTCACAACAAGTGCATCACCAACTCCAACTGCAAACTTCTTCCAACT AACTTGAAATTTGTGGCACTTAACAAGACAGTTATCCGCGGCTTAACTTCCGTGAACAGCAAGTTCTTTCACATAGCTCTTGTAGAATGTCACAACTTCAAAGGTAGCAGGCTCAAGATTTCAGCGCCGGAAACTAGCCCTAACACAGATGGAATCCACATCGAGCGAAGCTCTAGCGTCTACTTCTCTTCGTCGCGCATTGCTACTGGTGATGACTGCATCTCAGTTGGACAAGGAAACTCTCAGGTCACCATAACAAGCATCACTTGTGGACCTGGTCATGGCATCAG TGTGGGAAGTCTAGGAAAATATCCGGACGAAAGAGATGTCAGCGGGCTTGTAGTGAAGGACTGCACCATGACAGGCACCACCAATGGAATTAGGATCAAGACATGGGCTAACTCTCCAGGAAGCAGCGCTGCCACGAATATGACATTCGAAAACATTGTCATGAACAACGTGACTAATCCGATCATAATCGATCAGTCCTATTGTCCATTCACCGCTTGCACTTCCAAG GCACCATCTAGAGTGAAGCTGAGTGACATATACTTCAAGAACATAAGAGGAACTTCGTCGTCAGAGATGGCAGTGTTACTTGAATGCAGCAAAGGGATTCCATGCCAGAATATTTTCCTTGAAGATGTTCACTTGGATTTGTCATCCGGAGAGAAACAAGCCACTTCAAGTTGCAGTAATGTTAAAGCTAAATTTATTGGCACCCAAATCCCACCACCTTGTACTTAA
- the LOC103440923 gene encoding CMP-sialic acid transporter 2-like isoform X1: MEYRKLKDQDQDESSASEDLESLRGKPIPAISPVELSKWKLKSAVTIALTVLTSSQAILIVWSKRAGKYEYSVTTANFSVEALKCAISLAALARIWRNEGVTEDNRLSAKLDEVIVYPIPAFLYLVKNLLQYYIFAYVDAPGYQILKNFNIISTGILYRIILKRKLSEIQWAAFIILCAGCTTAQLNPKSDSVLQTPFQGWVMAIVMALLSGFAGVYTEAIMKKRPARNINVQNFWLYVFGMVFNAVAIVVQDFDAVMNKGFFHGYSFITVLMIFNHALSGIAVSMVMKYADNIVKVYSTSVAMLLTAVVSVFLFGFHLSLAFFLGSTVVSVAVYLHSIGKVR; this comes from the exons ATGGAGTACAGGAAACTCAAAGATCAG GATCAAGACGAATCTTCAGCCTCCGAAGACCTCGAAAGCTTGCGGGGCAAGCCAATTCCTGCCATCAGCCCAGTGGAGCTCTCCAAGTGGAAGCTCAA GTCGGCTGTTACTATAGCTTTGACCGTTTTGACCAGTTCACAAGCAATATTGATTGTGTGGTCGAAGAGGGCCGGCAAGTATGAGTATAGTGTCACCACTGCAAATTTCTCG GTGGAGGCTTTGAAGTGTGCAATATCGCTCGCTGCTTTGGCGCGAATCTGGAGGAATGAGGGTGTTACTGAAGATAACAG GTTGAGTGCAAAACTGGATGAAGTTATTGTATATCCCATTCCGGCATTTCTTTACCTAGTCAAGAATCTGCTTCAG TATTATATCTTTGCATATGTGGATGCTCCGGGTTATCAAATACTGAAGAATTTCAACATTATCAGCACTGGAATTTTGTACAGAATCATACTCAAGAGAAA GTTAAGTGAGATCCAATGGGCCGCTTTCATTATACTATGTGCAGGGTGCACTACAGCACAACTAAACCCAAA ATCGGACAGTGTTCTCCAAACTCCATTCCAAGGCTGGGTGATGGCCATT GTGATGGCACTTTTAAGTGGTTTTGCAGGAGTATACACTGAG GCCATAATGAAAAAGCGTCCTGCAAGGAATATAAATGTGCAGAACTTCTGGTTGTACGTCTTTGGAATGGTCTTCAATGCTGTTGCTATAGTGGTTCAAGATTTTGATGCAGTGATGAACAA GGGATTCTTCCATGGATACTCTTTTATTACAGTTCTCATGATTTTCAACCATGCACTCAG TGGTATTGCTGTGTCTATGGTTATGAAGTATGCTGATAATATTGTGAAG GTGTATTCTACTTCAGTGGCAATGCTTCTTACAGCAGTTGTTTCTGTGTTTCTATTTGGCTTTCACCTATCCCTCGCCTTTTTCCTCGGCTCAAC CGTTGTCTCGGTTGCGGTTTATCTGCATTCAATTGGGAAGGTTAGGTAA
- the LOC103421060 gene encoding cysteine protease XCP1-like, with protein sequence MAFSKISLLAFLVPLFLGSALAHEFSIVGYSPEDLTCMDKFIMLFEKWISKHGKIYESMEEKLHRFEIFRDNVKHIDERNKNLDVDSYWLAVNEFADLSHEEFKSKYLGLKAEFPRRRDSTGEFSYRDFDVEALPKSVDWRKKGAVTSIKNQGSCGSCWAFSTVAAVEGINQIVTGSLTSLSEQQLIDCDKSFNNGCNGGLMDYAFEFIISNGGLHKEDDYPYIMDEGTCAEKKADSDLVTISGYHDVPENNEQALLKALANQPLSVAIEASSRDFQFYSGGVFNGRCGTELDHGVAAVGYGTQDGLDYIIVKNSWGPKWGEKGYIRMKRSTGKPEGICGINKMASYPTKKK encoded by the exons ATGGCTTTTTCGAAGATTTCGCTTCTCGCCTTCCTTGTGCCTCTTTTTCTCGGTTCTGCTCTTGCTCACGAGTTCTCGATCGTGGGATATTCTCCCGAGGACTTGACCTGCATGGACAAGTTCATCATGCTCTTCGAGAAGTGGATATCGAAGCATGGAAAGATTTATGAGAGCATGGAGGAGAAGCTGCATAGGTTTGAGATTTTCAGAGACAATGTGAAGCACATTGATGAGAGGAACAAGAACCTCGATGTCGATAGCTACTGGCTTGCTGTGAATGAGTTTGCTGACTTGAGCCATGAGGAGTTCAAGAGCAAGTACTTGGGTCTCAAGGCTGAGTTCCCCAGAAGGAGAGATTCCACTGGAGAGTTCAGTTACCGCGATTTTGATGTAGAGGCATTGCCCAAATCCGTGGACTGGCGAAAGAAAGGAGCTGTAACCTCCATCAAGAACCAAGGTTCATGTG GTAGCTGTTGGGCATTTTCCACTGTTGCTGCAGTTGAGGGCATAAACCAGATAGTCACAGGAAGCCTAACATCTCTGTCTGAGCAGCAGCTGATAGATTGTGACAAATCATTCAACAATGGCTGCAATGGAGGCTTGATGGATTATGCATTCGAGTTCATAATCTCCAACGGTGGCCTCCACAAGGAGGATGATTACCCCTACATTATGGACGAAGGAACTTGTGCGGAAAAGAAG GCAGACTCGGATTTAGTGACTATCTCCGGTTACCATGACGTGCCTGAAAACAACGAGCAGGCTCTCCTCAAGGCACTCGCAAACCAGCCTCTCAGCGTAGCCATTGAGGCCTCCAGCAGAGATTTCCAGTTCTATAGCGGG GGTGTCTTCAACGGGCGTTGCGGAACTGAACTAGACCACGGTGTAGCAGCCGTCGGATATGGGACTCAGGATGGGTTAGATTACATCATTGTGAAGAACTCATGGGGGCCAAAGTGGGGAGAAAAGGGATACATAAGGATGAAGAGGAGCACAGGGAAACCAGAAGGAATCTGTGGCATTAACAAGATGGCTTCATATCCTACCAAAAAGAAATGA
- the LOC103421061 gene encoding damage-control phosphatase At2g17340-like isoform X2 codes for MESASEMVAFPLLTTPIESNYRACTIPYRFPSDNPRKPTPTELSWIDLFYNSTPSFKKRAESDASVADAPARAEKFAQRYTEILEDLKKDPESHGGPPDCILLCRLREQVLRELGFQDIFKKVKDEENAKAISLFENVVDLNDAIEDEVKRVENLIRGIFAGNIFDLGSAQLAEVFSKDGMSFLASCQNLVPRPWVIDDLDAFKLKWTKKSWKKRVTPAWDTGLLSLCSMQLVLRVVLAANDLPSINDVTYTELIEIISRLKDKNGQLKGVDTSKLLIANSGNDLPVIDLSRVSQELAHLASDADLVILEGMGRGIETNLYAQFKCDSLKIGMVKHPEVAQFLGGRLYDCVFKYNEVLLS; via the exons atggagagCGCATCAGAAATGGTGGCATTTCCACTGCTGACGACGCCGATCGAATCCAACTACAGAGCCTGCACCATCCCCTACAGATTTCCCTCCGACAACCCCCGCAAGCCCACGCCGACTGAGCTCTCCTGGATCGACCTCTTCTACAACTCCACCCCCTCCTTCAA GAAAAGAGCTGAGTCCGACGCTTCGGTTGCCGACGCTCCGGCCAGAGCTGAGAAATTTGCTCAAAG GTACACTGAGATACTGGAGGACTTGAAGAAGGATCCTGAGAGTCACGGCGGCCCGCCGGATTGCATT CTTCTTTGCAGACTTCGGGAGCAAGTTCTTAGGGAGTTGGGATTCCAAGATATATTCAAGAAAGTCAAG GATGAAGAGAATGCCAAGGCAATATCCCTGTTTGAGAATGTAGTGGATCTTAATGATGCTATTGAAGATGAAGTCAAGCGGGTAGAGAATCTGATTAGAGGAATATTTGCCGGAAATATATTTGATCTTGGTTCTGCACAG CTCGCAGAAGTTTTCTCAAAGGATGGTATGTCCTTTTTAGCTAGTTGTCAAAACCTTGTCCCTCGACCTTGGGTTATCGATGACTTGGACGCTTTCAAATTAAAATGGACCAAGAAATCTTGGAAAAAG AGAGTTACTCCGGCGTGGGACACAGGTTTGCTGTCCTTATGTTCAATGCAACTGGTTCTTAGG GTTGTGTTGGCAGCTAATGACTTGCCTTCTATCAACGACGTAACTTACACTGAACTGATTGAGATTATATCAAGG TTGAAGGACAAAAACGGACAGCTCAAGGGTGTTGATACTTCAAAGCTTTTGATTGCTAATTCAGGCAATGATTTGCCG GTTATTGATCTTTCAAGAGTGTCACAAGAGCTTGCCCACCTGGCAAGTGATGCAGACCTAGTTATTTTGGAAGGAATG GGCCGTGGGATAGAGACAAATCTTTATGCACAATTTAAGTGCGATTCCCTTAAGATTGGGATG GTGAAACATCCAGAGGTTGCCCAGTTTCTAGGAGGAAGGCTCTATGACTGCGTCTTCAAATACAACGAAGTTTTGTTGAGTTGA